From one Triticum aestivum cultivar Chinese Spring chromosome 4B, IWGSC CS RefSeq v2.1, whole genome shotgun sequence genomic stretch:
- the LOC123092075 gene encoding hexosyltransferase GAUT11, which yields MRGSEMRRRAPEYRRQSRRRLPGWIWWLVGIFLVVGLMLFVLHHNQKEQFRPPVINKGSETEEVSPEIFNFTEELLSSTSFARQLADQMTLAKAYVILAKEHGNLQLAWELGSQIRNSQRLLSQGAVSGRAITQEEAHPIITRLAQLIYKAQDSHYDISTTMVTLKSHALALEERAKAAVVQTAEFGQLAAESLPKNIHCLTVKLTEEWLQNPKLRSRSEEHRNSTRLVDNNLYHFCVFSDNVLATSVVVNSTVSNANHPQQLVFHVVTDRINFGAMSTWFLINDFKGCTVEVHCIDEFSWLNAASSSLVRRLSEMETKGSSGGLKTQEREIKFHNPKFVSLLNHLRFYIPQILPNLEKVVFLDDDVVVQKDLTQLFSIELHGNVIGAVETCLESFHRYHKYLNFSQPIISSKIDPHTCGWAFGMNIFDLIAWRKANATSLYHYWQEQNADQLLWRTGTLPVGLLTFYGLMEPLDRRWHVLGLGYDVDIDDRLIESAAVVHYNGNMKPWLKLAIHRYKSIWERHVNFSHPHVRECMFH from the exons ATGCGGGGTTCCGAGATGCGGAGGCGGGCACCAGAGTACCGGCGGCAGTCGCGGCGGCGGCTGCCGGGATGGATCTGGTGGCTCGTTGGGATCTTCCTTGTGGTTGGGCTCATGCTCTTCGTCCTGCACCACAACCAGAAGGAGCAGTTCCGGCCGCCCGTCATA AATAAAGGGTCAGAAACTGAAGAAGTTTCTCCTGAGATATTTAATTTCACTGAAGAGCTTTTAAGCAGTACATCTTTTGCACGTCAATTAGCAGACCAAATGACTCTAGCAAAGGCCTATGTTATCCTTGCGAAAGAGCATGGCAACCTTCAGCTTGCATGGGAACTTGGTTCCCAAATAAGGAATTCTCAAAGATTGCTCTCTCAAGGGGCTGTTAGTGGGAGAGCCATCACTCAGGAGGAAGCCCATCCTATAATAACTCGGCTGGCACAGTTAATATACAAAGCGCAGGACTCTCATTATGATATCAGCACCACAATGGTGACACTCAAGAGCCATGCCCTCGCACTAGAGGAGCGTGCAAAGGCAGCAGTTGTTCAGACTGCCGAGTTTGGTCAGTTAGCTGCAGAATCACTTCCCAAGAATATCCATTGTTTAACGGTGAAACTGACAGAAGAGTGGCTTCAGAACCCAAAACTAAGGAGTCGTTCAGAGGAGCACAGGAATTCCACACGGTTGGTAGACAATAATCTGTATCATTTCTGTGTGTTCTCGGATAATGTGCTGGCCACTTCAGTTGTTGTCAATTCTACAGTGTCAAATGCAAACCACCCTCAGCAGCTTGTGTTTCATGTAGTCACAGACAGGATCAATTTTGGTGCTATGTCAACCTGGTTCCTGATAAATGACTTCAAAGGGTGCACTGTCGAAGTCCACTGCATAGACGAGTTCTCATGGTTGAAtgctgcttcttcttctcttgTCAGGCGGCTGTCCGAGATGGAAACAAAGGGTTCCTCTGGTGGTTTGAAGACGCAAGAACGGGAAATAAAGTTCCATAATCCGAAGTTTGTTTCTCTGCTGAACCATTTACGGTTCTACATCCCTCAAATACTCCCCAACCTGGAGAAGGTGGTttttcttgatgatgatgttgtggtGCAAAAGGACTTGACACAGCTTTTTTCCATAGAATTGCATGGTAATGTTATTGGAGCAGTGGAGACTTGTTTAGAGTCATTTCATCGGTATCACAAATATCTTAATTTCTCGCAACCAATAATCAGCTCAAAGATTGATCCACATACATGTGGGTGGGCTTTTGGAATGAACATATTTGACCTAATTGCTTGGAGGAAAGCAAATGCAACATCGCTTTATCATTATTGGCAGGAGCAAAATGCTGATCAATTGCTTTGGAGAACGGGCACACTTCCAGTAGGCCTTTTGACATTTTATGGCCTAATGGAGCCCCTAGACCGGAGATGGCACGTATTGGGTCTTGGGTATGATGTAGACATAGATGACCGCTTGATTGAGAGTGCTGCTGTTGTGCATTATAATGGGAACATGAAACCCTGGCTGAAGTTGGCCATTCACCGGTACAAGTCTATATGGGAGCGGCATGTCAATTTCTCGCACCCACATGTTAGAGAGTGTATGTTTCACTAG